ACATCACTATAGGTATATATTTATATTTTGGCATGGCGCGCGCCTGTTTAATAAGTTCTATGCCATCCATGTTTGGCATATTGAGATCAGTGATAATCATATCTATACCTGAATTTTTCAGGAGGTGATTGACTGCATCCTGTCCATCTACAGCCTCAATGACTTCGAACCCTGCATCTTTTAAGATGAATCCGACCATCTGCCTTATACTGGTTGAGTCGTCTACTGCCATTATTACTTTCGACATCTGTTTCTCCAATTTATTTGAAAAATACATCCCATGTTATTGATATCCTGTTGAGCGCCTCATTGACAGCAGCCGAAGGATTTGTAATTGATATCTCTTTATTTTTTTCAAGACAGCTCTTCTTTAGCGAATAGAGTAATTGTATTCCCGAAGTGTCACAATCTGTTATATTGCTCAAATCAATATCAATCCTGTCGGCATTGTTTATTAATTCCTGAAATTTAACATGTAATTCGGCGATGTTATATACTGTTAGAGATGATCCAATTTCCCTGTTTTTATTGTTCATATCTTTTTTTCTCCCCATGTTAAGAATCATAGTTTAAGGGTCAGAAGAGTTCTACATTATCGGCTATATAGTCAGCGTCATCCGCTTCGGTAGAACCAGTCTTTTCCCTTTGTGATTCTCGAGTGTCATATTGTAATGATTTATTTTTACCAAGAGCCTTTTCATGGATTCCCCTTTCAATTTCCATGG
Above is a window of Desulfatiglans sp. DNA encoding:
- a CDS encoding STAS domain-containing protein, encoding MNNKNREIGSSLTVYNIAELHVKFQELINNADRIDIDLSNITDCDTSGIQLLYSLKKSCLEKNKEISITNPSAAVNEALNRISITWDVFFK
- a CDS encoding response regulator — protein: MSKVIMAVDDSTSIRQMVGFILKDAGFEVIEAVDGQDAVNHLLKNSGIDMIITDLNMPNMDGIELIKQARAMPKYKYIPIVMLTTESQDNKKQAGKAAGATGWIVKPFQPEQLLAVIRKVLR